In Streptomyces sp. RFCAC02, the following proteins share a genomic window:
- a CDS encoding zinc-dependent alcohol dehydrogenase: MKAAVWHGKRDVRIDEVPDPAVKEPTDAVIRVTSSGLCGSDLHLYEVLAPFMTPGDILGHEPLGVVEETGAEVTSLRPGDRVVVPFQIACGRCWMCRNGLQTQCETTAVREQGSGAALFGYTKLYGSVPGAQAEYLRVPQAQYGPLKVPADVPDDRYLYLSDVLPTAWQAVEYAAVPPGGSVAVLGLGPIGDMACRIALHRGAGKVFGIDLVPERLARVMARGAEALDLTQHDDIAQTVRDRTDGRGPDAVIDAVGMEAHGGGGASVGKMMQALPGLLPDRIAEKLAGKAGVDRLTALYLAIDMVRRGGTVSLSGVYGGMADPMPMLRLFDKQIQLRMGQANVHRWVPDILPLLGDGDPLGVDDFATHHMPLAEAPEAYRMFQHKEAAKIVLKP; the protein is encoded by the coding sequence ATGAAGGCGGCGGTGTGGCACGGCAAGCGCGACGTCCGGATCGACGAGGTGCCCGATCCGGCGGTCAAGGAACCCACGGACGCGGTCATCCGCGTCACGTCCTCCGGGCTGTGCGGCTCGGACCTGCACCTGTACGAGGTCCTCGCGCCGTTCATGACACCCGGCGACATCCTCGGCCACGAACCGCTCGGCGTCGTCGAGGAGACGGGCGCCGAGGTGACCTCCCTGCGGCCGGGGGACCGGGTGGTCGTGCCGTTCCAGATCGCGTGCGGGCGGTGCTGGATGTGCCGCAACGGCCTCCAGACGCAGTGCGAGACCACCGCGGTGCGGGAGCAGGGCTCGGGCGCCGCCCTGTTCGGCTACACCAAGCTGTACGGTTCGGTGCCGGGCGCCCAGGCCGAGTACCTGCGCGTGCCGCAGGCCCAGTACGGGCCGCTCAAGGTGCCAGCCGACGTGCCGGACGACCGGTACCTCTACCTGTCCGACGTGCTGCCCACCGCGTGGCAGGCCGTGGAGTACGCCGCCGTGCCGCCCGGCGGCAGCGTCGCCGTCCTCGGGCTCGGCCCCATCGGCGACATGGCCTGCCGGATCGCCCTGCACCGAGGTGCGGGCAAGGTCTTCGGGATCGACCTCGTGCCCGAGCGGCTCGCCCGCGTCATGGCGCGCGGGGCCGAGGCGCTCGACCTCACGCAGCACGACGACATCGCGCAGACCGTCCGCGACCGCACCGACGGCCGGGGACCCGACGCCGTGATCGACGCGGTCGGCATGGAGGCGCACGGCGGCGGCGGAGCGAGCGTGGGCAAGATGATGCAGGCGCTGCCCGGCCTGCTGCCCGACCGGATCGCCGAGAAGCTCGCGGGCAAGGCGGGCGTGGACCGGCTCACCGCGCTGTACCTGGCCATCGACATGGTGCGGCGCGGCGGCACGGTCTCCCTGAGCGGTGTCTACGGCGGGATGGCCGACCCGATGCCGATGCTGCGGCTGTTCGACAAGCAGATCCAGTTGCGCATGGGCCAGGCGAACGTCCACCGCTGGGTCCCGGACATCCTGCCGCTCCTCGGCGACGGCGATCCGCTGGGCGTGGACGACTTCGCGACCCACCACATGCCGCTGGCGGAGGCGCCCGAGGCGTACCGGATGTTCCAGCACAAGGAGGCGGCGAAGATCGTCCTCAAGCCCTGA
- a CDS encoding MFS transporter, translating to MRWWSLANLFSNAGTWMQLTVQNLLVLDVTGSAAMTGVSLAVQAGPGLLLGLAGGAAVDAWPRKVTAAVSQAALGLVAFTTALLVVMGALNVPALLVLSAVTGIIATVDGPACALLGNDLVRREDVPSSIALGSAVHSVGRLAGTALAGAAVALAGTAAAFAVNGLSFLFVTAVIPFLRPAERDAAAEPVAVPPAGHRRRGRPAPAANAGARDGLRFFLHSPRLVALAAVTGLSAVFGRNYGLTLAVLVTGPLAGGAGSFGGVATALAIGGTAGALVAGVLQRPSVRLVAAMAAVGALLQIAAGLSPSLGLLILLVVPMAVVESVSDTAGTTVLQTDPPEHMRGRVLGVWRSLSTGWGLVGPPLIGVLMETMGARGALVLGGVLIASASTAGMCVHGRRARAARVVTARMPAAAAAPAPKEELASVA from the coding sequence ATGCGCTGGTGGTCGCTCGCCAACCTCTTCTCGAACGCCGGCACCTGGATGCAGCTCACCGTCCAGAACCTGCTGGTCCTCGACGTCACCGGCTCCGCCGCCATGACGGGGGTCTCGCTGGCCGTGCAGGCCGGCCCCGGGCTCCTCCTCGGCCTGGCCGGCGGCGCCGCCGTCGACGCGTGGCCGCGCAAGGTCACCGCGGCCGTGAGCCAGGCGGCCCTCGGCCTGGTCGCCTTCACCACCGCCCTGCTCGTCGTCATGGGCGCGCTGAACGTCCCCGCGCTGCTCGTGCTGTCGGCCGTCACCGGCATCATCGCGACCGTGGACGGCCCCGCGTGCGCCCTGCTCGGCAACGACCTGGTGCGGCGCGAGGACGTCCCCTCGTCGATCGCCCTCGGCTCCGCCGTCCACAGCGTCGGCCGGCTCGCCGGGACCGCGCTGGCGGGCGCCGCCGTCGCGCTGGCCGGTACGGCCGCCGCGTTCGCCGTGAACGGTCTGTCGTTCCTGTTCGTCACGGCCGTCATCCCGTTCCTCCGCCCCGCCGAGCGGGACGCCGCGGCCGAGCCGGTCGCCGTACCCCCCGCGGGGCACCGCCGGCGGGGACGGCCGGCGCCCGCCGCGAACGCCGGGGCGCGCGACGGGCTGCGGTTCTTCCTGCACAGCCCGCGCCTGGTCGCGCTGGCGGCCGTCACCGGGCTGAGCGCGGTGTTCGGCCGCAACTACGGCCTCACCCTCGCCGTCCTGGTGACCGGACCGCTCGCCGGCGGCGCGGGGTCGTTCGGCGGCGTGGCAACGGCCCTCGCGATCGGCGGCACCGCCGGCGCCCTCGTCGCGGGCGTCCTCCAGCGCCCGTCGGTGCGGCTGGTGGCCGCGATGGCGGCCGTGGGGGCGCTGCTCCAGATCGCGGCGGGCCTCAGCCCGTCCCTCGGCCTGCTGATCCTGCTCGTGGTGCCGATGGCGGTGGTCGAGTCGGTGTCCGACACGGCGGGGACGACCGTGCTGCAGACCGATCCGCCCGAGCACATGCGCGGCCGCGTGCTGGGCGTGTGGCGGAGCCTGAGCACCGGCTGGGGCCTCGTGGGACCGCCGCTGATCGGCGTCCTCATGGAGACGATGGGGGCCAGGGGCGCCCTGGTCCTGGGCGGCGTGCTCATCGCGTCCGCCTCGACGGCCGGGATGTGCGTCCACGGCCGGCGGGCCAGGGCCGCGCGCGTCGTCACCGCCCGGATGCCGGCGGCCGCCGCCGCTCCGGCGCCGAAGGAGGAGCTGGCCTCCGTCGCCTGA
- a CDS encoding DUF2795 domain-containing protein produces MELVGPPAPGGTGETAGLDGPAGGYAGEAVTGHSGRSGAQEKEAAMGKPNPIEVQKALKGIRYPADTSSLAEQARKNHADKDLVQRMENLKGRKFDGPNDVEKAIFD; encoded by the coding sequence ATGGAGCTCGTCGGCCCGCCCGCGCCCGGCGGGACCGGGGAGACGGCCGGATTGGACGGCCCGGCCGGAGGGTACGCGGGAGAGGCCGTTACCGGACATTCCGGTCGATCCGGCGCACAGGAGAAGGAGGCCGCCATGGGCAAGCCCAATCCGATCGAGGTGCAGAAGGCCCTGAAGGGCATCCGGTACCCCGCCGACACCTCGTCGCTGGCCGAGCAGGCCAGGAAGAACCACGCCGACAAGGATCTCGTGCAGCGCATGGAGAACCTGAAGGGCAGGAAGTTCGACGGGCCGAACGACGTCGAGAAGGCGATCTTCGACTGA
- a CDS encoding hemolysin family protein: protein MTEVLLLLLAVALTLACSVFVAAEFSLTTVERGELERAEAEGLPGAAGALKAVRALTLQLSGSQLGITVTSLVIGMLAEPSLAALLRGPIGATGLPAGLASSLAVALGVAISTVVLMVIGELVPKNWAISHPLLLARRVAGPQRAFTHAFGPFIRHLNNTANRLVRRVGLEPTEELASARTPQELVALARHSAAEGVLPPDSAELFVRTLHLGDLTAENVMTPRVEVHALAATASAADAANLTLATGLSRFPVYDDGLDDVVGIVHIKDVLALEDADRAETPVSRLLTEPPLVPDSLPVDRLLERLRGTRSMAVVVDEYGGTAGVVTMEDIVEEVVGAVRDEHDPDEEPDLAPRGTGRWEVEGGLRTDELASVGMRVPEGPYETVAGLVATWLERIPEEGDTVEVDGWRFEVLVVARHRAERVLVTSPPRPGTGGDRAGGGDGDGDGDGDGDGRSAR from the coding sequence CTGACCGAGGTTCTGCTGCTCCTGCTGGCGGTGGCGCTGACGCTGGCCTGCTCGGTGTTCGTGGCGGCGGAGTTCTCCCTCACCACGGTGGAGCGGGGCGAGCTGGAACGCGCGGAGGCCGAGGGCCTGCCGGGCGCGGCCGGCGCGCTGAAGGCCGTGCGCGCCCTCACGCTGCAGCTCTCGGGCTCGCAGCTCGGCATCACGGTGACCTCCCTCGTCATCGGCATGCTGGCCGAGCCGTCCCTCGCGGCCCTGCTGCGCGGGCCGATCGGTGCGACGGGGCTGCCCGCGGGCCTCGCGTCGTCCCTGGCGGTCGCGCTCGGCGTGGCGATCTCGACGGTGGTGCTCATGGTGATCGGCGAGCTGGTGCCGAAGAACTGGGCGATCTCCCACCCGCTGCTGCTCGCGCGGCGCGTCGCGGGACCGCAGCGGGCGTTCACCCACGCGTTCGGGCCGTTCATCCGGCACCTCAACAACACGGCGAACCGGCTGGTGCGCCGCGTCGGCCTGGAGCCGACGGAGGAGCTGGCGTCGGCGCGGACCCCGCAGGAGCTGGTGGCGCTGGCCCGGCACTCGGCGGCCGAGGGCGTGCTGCCGCCCGACTCGGCCGAGCTGTTCGTGCGCACGCTGCACCTGGGCGACCTGACGGCGGAGAACGTGATGACGCCGCGCGTCGAGGTGCACGCCCTCGCCGCCACGGCGTCGGCCGCCGACGCCGCGAACCTGACGCTCGCCACCGGCCTGTCGCGCTTCCCGGTGTACGACGACGGCCTCGACGACGTGGTGGGCATCGTGCACATCAAGGACGTGCTGGCCCTGGAGGACGCCGACCGCGCGGAGACCCCCGTCTCGCGGCTCCTCACCGAGCCGCCCCTCGTGCCCGACAGCCTGCCCGTGGACCGGCTGCTGGAACGGCTGCGCGGCACGCGGTCGATGGCCGTCGTGGTGGACGAGTACGGCGGCACCGCGGGCGTCGTCACCATGGAGGACATCGTCGAGGAGGTCGTCGGGGCGGTGCGGGACGAGCACGACCCCGACGAGGAGCCCGACCTGGCTCCCCGCGGCACCGGCCGCTGGGAGGTGGAGGGCGGCCTGCGCACGGACGAGCTGGCGTCCGTCGGGATGCGCGTCCCCGAGGGGCCGTACGAGACGGTGGCGGGCCTGGTCGCCACCTGGCTGGAGCGCATCCCCGAGGAGGGGGACACCGTCGAGGTGGACGGCTGGCGCTTCGAGGTGCTGGTGGTCGCGCGGCACCGGGCGGAGCGGGTCCTCGTCACCTCGCCGCCCCGGCCCGGCACCGGCGGCGACCGTGCCGGCGGAGGCGACGGCGACGGCGACGGCGACGGCGACGGCGACGGGAGGAGCGCGCGGTGA
- a CDS encoding glycoside hydrolase family 31 protein, translating to MENGTDPYVAAEPAADLEFLQVTLASGRTVRFSCTVPLPGVLRVRLVSPTGADPGPRGSTPLLVDLPHRPARLRRVPGGTEITGPGVHAEWEAGTTAGMPPGESAPQGLRFGAFQRFSEPEGATVPFHAGFLPARQGSPAGWVETIHLAPDSQVYGGGESYQGIGLRGRHRNLRNIEENRAAGRDSAYLNIPFLWSDAGWGLFTNTGGPVKADIGATHSEAARIEVRGDEMDLFLLSGDAPTVLRSYLGLTGHSLDLPYWAYGVWMSRSSYFTADEVVRTVDGLDAAGCPVDVVHVDEWLEDPVLDSAAWSSPPARDRFPAGWSERLADRGIRTSLWINPYIQRGTPLADDLTRRGFLVRDPAGRPVHTADNPDCLPVDFTDPDAREWWIDRLARTLREEGNAAVLADFGEEIPDGAVFADGTRGPERRNSYGLLYQRAVREAGLRARGGDFVPVARSGTAGSQRDAAHWAGDLPSSWSGLVSTLRAVLSMSLSGCSAVSHDGGGYWTPAAYRRAVELRKTMTPDAVLADVDPELYGRWAQWAAFTPIMRFHGVGRREPTAYPEPARSAAIAACRLRHRMRRYLYDSADGLPLMRPMPLAFPGDRAARDAELQYMLGPDILVAPILEAGGSRTFWVPDGDWLPLLGCPPQQGAGWREVHCEPGQFPAFVRADRGLEGLLTEDTTAP from the coding sequence ATGGAGAACGGCACGGACCCCTACGTGGCCGCCGAGCCGGCGGCCGACCTGGAGTTCCTCCAGGTCACCCTCGCATCGGGCCGCACGGTGCGCTTCTCGTGCACCGTTCCCCTGCCCGGTGTCCTGCGCGTCCGGCTGGTCAGCCCCACGGGCGCCGACCCCGGCCCGCGCGGCTCGACGCCGCTGCTGGTCGACCTGCCGCACCGGCCGGCGCGCCTGCGCCGCGTGCCCGGCGGTACCGAGATCACCGGCCCCGGCGTCCACGCCGAGTGGGAGGCGGGCACGACCGCGGGGATGCCGCCGGGCGAGAGCGCCCCGCAGGGCCTCCGCTTCGGGGCGTTCCAACGCTTCTCGGAGCCGGAGGGGGCGACCGTCCCGTTCCACGCCGGTTTCCTGCCCGCACGGCAGGGCAGCCCCGCGGGCTGGGTGGAGACCATCCACCTCGCGCCCGACTCGCAGGTCTACGGCGGCGGCGAGAGCTACCAGGGCATCGGCCTGCGCGGCCGGCACCGCAACCTCCGCAACATCGAGGAGAACCGCGCCGCCGGCCGCGACTCCGCCTACCTCAACATCCCGTTCCTGTGGTCCGACGCCGGCTGGGGCCTGTTCACGAACACCGGCGGCCCCGTGAAGGCGGACATCGGGGCGACCCACTCCGAGGCCGCCCGGATCGAGGTGCGCGGGGACGAGATGGACCTGTTCCTGCTCAGCGGCGACGCGCCCACCGTGCTGCGCTCCTATCTCGGCCTCACCGGGCACTCCCTCGACCTGCCGTACTGGGCGTACGGCGTGTGGATGAGCCGGTCGTCCTACTTCACCGCGGACGAGGTCGTCCGCACGGTGGACGGTCTCGACGCGGCCGGCTGCCCGGTCGACGTCGTGCACGTCGACGAGTGGCTGGAGGACCCCGTTCTCGACTCCGCCGCCTGGTCGTCGCCGCCCGCGCGCGACCGGTTCCCGGCCGGCTGGAGCGAACGCCTCGCGGACCGGGGCATCCGCACCAGCCTGTGGATCAACCCGTACATCCAGCGCGGGACCCCGCTCGCCGACGACCTGACGCGCCGCGGCTTCCTCGTGCGGGACCCGGCGGGCCGGCCGGTCCACACGGCGGACAACCCCGACTGCCTCCCCGTCGACTTCACCGACCCGGACGCCCGCGAGTGGTGGATCGACCGCCTCGCCCGCACGCTCCGCGAGGAGGGCAACGCGGCCGTGCTGGCCGACTTCGGCGAGGAGATCCCCGACGGTGCCGTCTTCGCCGACGGGACGCGCGGCCCCGAGCGCCGCAACAGCTACGGGCTGCTCTACCAGCGGGCCGTCCGCGAGGCGGGCCTCCGCGCGCGGGGCGGCGACTTCGTCCCCGTCGCCAGGTCGGGGACGGCCGGCTCCCAGCGGGACGCCGCGCACTGGGCGGGCGACCTGCCCTCGTCGTGGAGCGGCCTCGTCTCGACGCTGCGGGCGGTGCTGTCCATGTCGCTGAGCGGCTGCTCGGCCGTCAGCCACGACGGGGGCGGCTACTGGACGCCGGCCGCCTACCGCCGCGCCGTCGAACTGCGGAAGACCATGACCCCGGACGCGGTCCTCGCCGACGTGGATCCCGAGCTGTACGGCCGCTGGGCGCAGTGGGCCGCGTTCACGCCGATCATGCGTTTCCACGGGGTGGGCCGGCGCGAACCGACGGCCTATCCGGAGCCGGCCCGTTCCGCCGCCATCGCGGCGTGCCGCCTGCGGCACCGCATGCGCCGCTACCTGTACGACTCGGCGGACGGGCTGCCGCTGATGCGCCCGATGCCGCTCGCCTTCCCCGGCGACCGGGCCGCGCGCGACGCGGAACTCCAGTACATGCTCGGCCCCGACATCCTGGTCGCGCCGATCCTGGAGGCCGGCGGCTCACGGACGTTCTGGGTGCCGGACGGCGACTGGCTGCCGCTCCTCGGCTGCCCGCCGCAACAGGGCGCGGGCTGGCGCGAGGTGCACTGCGAGCCGGGTCAGTTCCCCGCTTTCGTACGGGCGGACCGGGGCCTGGAGGGCCTGCTCACGGAGGACACCACGGCGCCGTGA
- the meaB gene encoding methylmalonyl Co-A mutase-associated GTPase MeaB has translation MPRPIDVGAYAAGVLAGSRAQVARAITLVESSRPDHRRLAQRLLLDLLPHAGRALRVGISGVPGVGKSTFIDALGTVLTGRGHRVAVLAVDPSSTRTGGSILGDKTRMARLAVDPAAFVRPSPTAGTLGGVARATRETIVVMEAAGYDVVLVETVGVGQSETAVASMVDTFLLLTLARTGDQLQGIKKGVIELADVIAVNKADGPHERDARAAARELAGALRMLGPADPVWSPPVLTCSAQEGTDLDRVWERVEAHRSALDAAGLLAARRREQQVEWTWSMVREHLLARLRDDPEVRRVAPLVEERVRAGTLTATLAAQRLLAAFGMPEDGADGDTSYAPL, from the coding sequence GTGCCGAGACCGATCGATGTGGGCGCGTATGCGGCGGGTGTCCTGGCGGGCTCCCGCGCCCAGGTGGCGCGCGCCATCACGCTGGTGGAGTCGAGCCGCCCCGACCACCGGCGGCTGGCACAGCGGCTGCTGCTCGACCTGCTGCCGCACGCGGGCCGGGCGCTGCGGGTGGGGATCAGCGGCGTCCCCGGCGTGGGCAAGTCCACGTTCATCGACGCCCTGGGCACGGTGCTGACCGGCCGCGGGCACCGGGTGGCGGTGCTGGCGGTCGATCCGTCGTCCACGCGGACGGGCGGTTCGATCCTCGGGGACAAGACACGGATGGCGCGGCTCGCCGTCGATCCGGCGGCGTTCGTCCGGCCGTCGCCGACGGCGGGGACGCTCGGCGGAGTCGCCCGGGCGACGCGCGAGACGATCGTCGTCATGGAGGCGGCCGGGTACGACGTGGTGCTGGTGGAGACGGTCGGCGTCGGCCAGTCGGAGACGGCGGTCGCCTCGATGGTCGACACGTTCCTGCTGCTGACGCTGGCCAGGACGGGCGACCAGTTGCAGGGGATCAAGAAGGGGGTCATCGAACTCGCCGACGTCATCGCCGTCAACAAGGCGGACGGTCCGCACGAGCGGGACGCCCGCGCCGCCGCCCGCGAGCTGGCCGGCGCACTGCGGATGCTGGGGCCGGCCGACCCCGTGTGGTCCCCGCCCGTCCTGACGTGCAGCGCGCAGGAGGGCACGGACCTGGACCGGGTGTGGGAGCGGGTCGAGGCGCACCGCTCGGCGCTGGACGCGGCCGGGCTGCTCGCGGCGCGGCGGCGCGAGCAGCAGGTGGAGTGGACGTGGTCGATGGTGCGGGAGCACCTGCTGGCCCGCCTGCGCGACGACCCGGAGGTGCGCCGTGTCGCGCCGCTGGTGGAGGAACGCGTGCGCGCCGGCACCCTCACGGCGACCCTCGCGGCACAACGGTTGCTGGCCGCCTTCGGCATGCCGGAGGACGGCGCGGACGGCGATACGTCGTACGCGCCGCTGTGA
- the scpA gene encoding methylmalonyl-CoA mutase, whose product MRRIPDFSDIELGPPAPTQAGPDEWRAALERSTGRGADELLWETPEGIGVRPLYTADDLAPVGFLGTYPGIAPFLRGPYPTMYVNQPWTVRQYAGFSTAEESNAFYRRNLAAGQKGLSVAFDLPTHRGYDSDHPRVTGDVGMAGVAIDSILDMRQLFDGIPLDRMSVSMTMNGAVLPVLALYIVAAEEQGVPPERLAGTIQNDILKEFMVRNTYIYPPGPSLRIISDVFAYTSARMPRYNSISISGYHIQEAGATADLELAYTLADGVEYIRAGRAAGLEVDAFAPRLSFFWAIGMNFFMEIAKLRAARLLWAELVSRFGPRNPKSLSLRTHAQTSGWSLTAQDVFNNVTRTCVEAMAATQGHTQSLHTNALDEALALPTDFSARIARNTQLLLQQESGTTRVIDPWGGSAYVERLTHDLAHRARQHIEEVEAAGGMARAIDAGIPKLRVEEAAARTQARIDSGRQPVIGVNLYRAAADEPIEVLKVDNSAVRARQIEKLRRLRAERDEAACRDALRALTAGAAGDANLLALAVDAARARATVGEISDALEAVFGRHAGRIRTISGVYREEAGTASAVERTRALVAAFEEAEGRRPRILVAKMGQDGHDRGQKVIASAFADLGFDVDVGPLFQTPDEVARQAVEADAHIVGVSSLAAGHLTLVPALREQLARAGREDIMIVVGGVIPPADVAELRAAGAAAVFPPGTVIPEAAADLLRALAGALGHDE is encoded by the coding sequence ATGCGGCGGATCCCCGACTTCTCCGACATCGAACTGGGGCCTCCCGCCCCCACGCAGGCAGGCCCCGACGAGTGGCGCGCCGCCCTGGAGCGGTCGACCGGGCGCGGCGCGGACGAGTTGCTGTGGGAGACGCCGGAGGGCATCGGCGTGCGGCCGCTGTACACGGCGGACGACCTGGCCCCCGTCGGCTTCCTCGGCACCTACCCCGGCATCGCGCCGTTCCTGCGTGGCCCCTACCCGACGATGTACGTGAACCAGCCCTGGACCGTGCGGCAGTACGCGGGTTTCTCGACGGCGGAGGAGTCGAACGCCTTCTACCGCCGCAATCTGGCGGCCGGTCAGAAGGGCCTGTCGGTGGCGTTCGACCTCCCGACGCACCGGGGGTACGACAGCGACCACCCGCGGGTGACGGGTGATGTCGGCATGGCGGGGGTGGCCATCGACTCGATCCTCGACATGCGGCAGCTCTTCGACGGCATCCCGCTGGACCGCATGAGCGTGTCGATGACGATGAACGGCGCCGTGCTCCCGGTGCTGGCGCTGTACATCGTGGCGGCCGAGGAGCAGGGCGTGCCGCCGGAGCGGCTTGCCGGGACCATCCAGAACGACATCCTCAAGGAGTTCATGGTCCGCAACACCTACATCTATCCGCCCGGTCCTTCCCTGCGGATCATCTCGGACGTGTTCGCCTACACCTCCGCGCGGATGCCGCGGTACAACTCGATCTCCATCTCCGGCTACCACATCCAGGAGGCGGGGGCCACGGCCGACCTGGAGCTGGCGTACACCCTGGCCGACGGGGTGGAGTACATCCGGGCCGGGCGGGCCGCCGGTCTCGAGGTGGACGCGTTCGCGCCCCGGCTGTCCTTCTTCTGGGCGATCGGCATGAACTTCTTCATGGAGATCGCGAAGCTGCGCGCGGCACGGCTCCTGTGGGCGGAGCTGGTGTCGCGCTTCGGCCCGCGGAACCCGAAGTCGCTGTCCCTGCGGACGCACGCGCAGACGTCGGGCTGGTCGCTGACCGCCCAGGACGTGTTCAACAACGTGACGCGCACCTGCGTCGAGGCGATGGCCGCCACCCAGGGCCACACCCAGTCGCTCCACACCAACGCGCTGGACGAGGCGCTGGCCCTGCCGACGGACTTCTCCGCCCGCATCGCCCGCAACACCCAACTGCTGCTCCAGCAGGAGTCCGGCACGACACGGGTGATCGATCCCTGGGGCGGCAGCGCATACGTCGAGCGGCTCACGCACGACCTGGCGCACCGTGCACGGCAGCACATCGAGGAGGTGGAGGCGGCCGGCGGCATGGCCCGCGCCATCGACGCCGGCATCCCGAAGCTGCGGGTCGAGGAGGCGGCGGCCCGCACCCAGGCACGGATCGACTCGGGGCGGCAGCCGGTGATCGGCGTCAACCTGTACCGCGCCGCGGCGGACGAGCCGATCGAGGTGCTCAAGGTGGACAACTCGGCGGTCCGCGCGCGGCAGATCGAGAAGCTGCGGCGGCTGCGCGCCGAGCGGGACGAGGCCGCCTGCCGGGACGCGCTGCGGGCGCTGACGGCGGGCGCGGCCGGAGACGCCAACCTGCTGGCCCTCGCGGTGGACGCGGCGCGGGCGCGGGCGACGGTCGGGGAGATCTCCGACGCGCTGGAGGCGGTCTTCGGACGGCACGCGGGGCGCATCCGTACGATCTCCGGTGTGTACCGCGAGGAGGCGGGCACCGCGTCGGCCGTGGAGCGGACCCGGGCGCTGGTGGCCGCGTTCGAGGAAGCCGAGGGGCGCAGGCCGCGCATCCTCGTCGCCAAGATGGGCCAGGACGGGCACGACCGGGGCCAGAAGGTGATCGCCTCCGCGTTCGCCGACCTCGGGTTCGACGTGGACGTGGGTCCGCTGTTCCAGACGCCGGATGAGGTGGCCCGGCAGGCGGTGGAGGCGGACGCCCACATCGTCGGCGTCTCGTCGCTCGCGGCGGGGCACCTTACGCTGGTGCCGGCGCTGCGCGAGCAGCTCGCGCGCGCCGGCCGCGAGGACATCATGATCGTCGTGGGCGGGGTGATCCCCCCGGCCGACGTGGCGGAGCTGCGCGCGGCGGGGGCGGCGGCCGTCTTCCCCCCGGGCACGGTGATCCCCGAGGCAGCGGCGGATCTGCTGCGCGCGCTGGCCGGGGCGCTGGGCCACGACGAGTGA